In a genomic window of Streptomyces sp. SJL17-4:
- the purS gene encoding phosphoribosylformylglycinamidine synthase subunit PurS, with protein sequence MARVVVDVMLKPEILDPQGQAVQRALPRLGFAGIADVRQGKRFELEVEGPVDDAALARIHEMAETFLANTVIEDFIVKVES encoded by the coding sequence GTGGCACGCGTCGTAGTCGACGTCATGCTCAAGCCGGAGATCCTCGACCCTCAGGGGCAGGCGGTGCAGCGTGCACTGCCCCGCCTGGGATTCGCCGGAATCGCCGACGTCCGTCAGGGGAAGCGTTTCGAGCTGGAGGTGGAGGGACCGGTCGACGACGCCGCCCTCGCCCGCATCCATGAGATGGCCGAAACCTTCCTTGCCAACACCGTGATCGAAGACTTCATCGTGAAGGTGGAGTCGTGA
- the purQ gene encoding phosphoribosylformylglycinamidine synthase subunit PurQ — MTARIGVVTFPGTLDDQDALRAARLAGAEPVSLWHRDKDLKQVDAVVLAGGFSYGDYLRAGAISRFSPVMETIIEQAKAGMPVLGICNGFQILTEAHLLPGAMLRNNHLHFICRDQKLRVENAETAWTSDYTEGQEIEVPLKNMDGRYVADERVLDELEAEGRVAFRYLDMNPNGSLRDIAGITNAAGNVVGLMPHPEHAVEPLVGTGKTDGLGFFTSILKKLVNA, encoded by the coding sequence GTGACCGCACGCATCGGCGTCGTCACGTTCCCCGGAACGCTCGACGACCAGGACGCGCTGCGTGCCGCCCGCCTCGCGGGCGCCGAGCCCGTATCGCTCTGGCACCGCGACAAGGACCTCAAGCAGGTCGACGCCGTGGTCCTGGCCGGCGGTTTCTCCTACGGCGACTACCTGCGGGCCGGAGCCATCTCCCGCTTCTCGCCGGTGATGGAGACGATCATCGAGCAGGCGAAGGCGGGCATGCCCGTCCTCGGTATCTGCAACGGCTTCCAGATCCTCACCGAGGCGCATCTGCTGCCGGGCGCGATGCTGCGCAACAACCACCTCCACTTCATCTGCCGCGACCAGAAGCTGCGGGTGGAGAACGCGGAGACCGCCTGGACCTCGGACTACACCGAGGGCCAGGAGATCGAGGTCCCGCTCAAGAACATGGACGGCCGGTACGTCGCCGACGAGCGGGTGCTCGACGAGCTGGAGGCCGAGGGGCGGGTGGCCTTCCGCTACCTGGACATGAACCCCAACGGCTCGCTCCGTGACATCGCGGGCATCACCAACGCCGCGGGCAACGTGGTCGGCCTCATGCCGCACCCCGAGCACGCCGTCGAGCCGCTCGTCGGCACCGGCAAGACGGACGGCCTCGGATTCTTCACCTCGATCCTCAAGAAGCTGGTCAACGCCTGA
- a CDS encoding Lsr2 family protein → MAQRVVVTISDDMDGGEAAETVAFGLDGKMYEIDLNAANAKKLRKALAPYLAAGRTLPAKARTGRSASVESYTRTSLAPDPAAVRAWAQSNKMEVPARGRIPKRVYEAFRAAS, encoded by the coding sequence GTGGCTCAGCGTGTGGTGGTCACAATCTCCGACGACATGGACGGCGGAGAAGCGGCTGAAACGGTCGCGTTCGGCCTCGACGGGAAGATGTACGAGATCGACCTGAATGCTGCCAATGCAAAGAAACTCCGCAAGGCACTCGCCCCGTACCTCGCCGCCGGACGCACGTTGCCGGCGAAGGCCCGGACCGGCCGGAGCGCCTCCGTGGAGTCGTACACCCGCACCTCCCTCGCCCCCGACCCGGCGGCGGTCCGCGCCTGGGCGCAGTCCAACAAGATGGAGGTGCCGGCCCGCGGCCGGATCCCGAAGAGGGTCTACGAGGCCTTCCGCGCCGCGAGTTGA
- the purL gene encoding phosphoribosylformylglycinamidine synthase subunit PurL — protein MSLDTVKHASETPDSEQPWKELGLKEDEYARIREILGRRPTGAELAMYSVMWSEHCSYKSSKVHLKQFGEKVPANDAMLVGIGENAGVVDVGQGYAVTFKVESHNHPSYIEPYQGAATGIGGIVRDILAMGARPVAVVDPLRFGAADHPDTKRVLPGVVAGIGGYGNCLGLPNIGGEVVFDECYQGNPLVNAGCIGVMKHEDIHLAKASGPGNKVILYGARTGGDGIGGVSVLASETFDDTKPTKRPAVQVGDPFQEKLLIECTLEIFKEKLVAGIQDLGGAGLSCATSELASAGSGGMRVELDRVHLRDATLSPEEILMSESQERMCAIVEPEHVDRFLEICEKWDVIAVVIGEVTEGERLEIFWHGEQIVDVPPRSVAHEGPTYHRPYARPEWQDALQADDAGKLPRPQTGEELKDQVLKLVSSPNQASKSWITDQYDRFVQGNTVLAQPEDAGMVRIDEETNLGVAMATDGNGRYAKLDPYTGAQLALAEAYRNVAASGAKPLAISDCLNFGSPEDPAVMWQFAEATRGLADGCLQLGTPVTGGNVSLYNQTGEVAIHPTPVVAVLGVIDDVNRRTPIAFAEEGQLLYLLGDTREEFGGSAWSEVIHRHLGGLPPAVDLDREKLLGEILISASRDGMIDAAHDLSDGGLVQAVVESCLRGGNGARLVVPEGLDAFTFLFSESAGRAVVAVPRSEELRFTDMCGARGLPAARIGVVDGDAVDVQGEFALSLTELRTAHEATIPALLA, from the coding sequence ATGAGCCTCGACACCGTCAAGCACGCGAGCGAGACGCCGGACAGCGAGCAGCCCTGGAAGGAGCTCGGCCTCAAAGAGGACGAGTACGCGCGCATCCGCGAGATCCTCGGCCGCCGTCCCACCGGCGCCGAGCTCGCCATGTACTCGGTCATGTGGTCCGAGCACTGCTCCTACAAGAGCAGCAAGGTCCACCTGAAGCAGTTCGGCGAGAAGGTCCCCGCCAACGACGCCATGCTCGTCGGCATCGGTGAGAACGCCGGCGTCGTCGACGTCGGCCAGGGGTACGCGGTCACCTTCAAGGTCGAGTCGCACAACCACCCCTCGTACATCGAGCCCTACCAGGGCGCGGCCACCGGCATCGGCGGCATCGTCCGCGACATCCTCGCCATGGGTGCCCGCCCGGTCGCGGTCGTCGACCCGCTGCGCTTCGGCGCGGCCGACCACCCCGACACCAAGCGCGTGCTGCCCGGTGTCGTCGCCGGCATCGGCGGCTACGGCAACTGCCTCGGCCTGCCGAACATCGGCGGCGAGGTCGTCTTCGACGAGTGCTACCAGGGCAACCCGCTGGTCAACGCCGGCTGCATCGGCGTGATGAAGCACGAGGACATCCACCTCGCCAAGGCCTCCGGCCCCGGCAACAAGGTGATCCTGTACGGCGCCCGCACGGGCGGCGACGGCATCGGCGGCGTGTCCGTGCTGGCCTCGGAGACCTTCGACGACACGAAGCCGACCAAGCGCCCCGCCGTCCAGGTCGGCGACCCCTTCCAGGAGAAGCTCCTCATCGAGTGCACCCTGGAGATCTTCAAGGAGAAGCTGGTCGCGGGCATCCAGGACCTCGGCGGCGCCGGGCTCTCCTGCGCCACGTCCGAGCTGGCCTCCGCCGGTTCCGGCGGCATGCGCGTCGAGCTCGACCGGGTCCACCTGCGCGACGCGACCCTCTCGCCCGAGGAAATCCTCATGAGCGAGTCGCAGGAGCGCATGTGCGCGATCGTCGAGCCCGAGCACGTCGACCGCTTCCTGGAGATCTGCGAGAAGTGGGACGTCATCGCCGTCGTCATCGGTGAGGTGACCGAGGGCGAGCGCCTGGAGATCTTCTGGCACGGCGAGCAGATCGTCGACGTGCCGCCGCGCTCCGTCGCCCACGAGGGCCCGACCTACCACCGGCCGTACGCCCGCCCGGAGTGGCAGGACGCGCTCCAGGCCGACGACGCCGGCAAGCTGCCCCGGCCGCAGACGGGCGAGGAGCTGAAGGACCAGGTCCTGAAGCTGGTCTCCTCCCCGAACCAGGCGTCGAAGTCCTGGATCACGGACCAGTACGACCGGTTCGTGCAGGGCAACACGGTCCTGGCGCAGCCCGAGGACGCGGGCATGGTCCGTATCGACGAGGAGACCAACCTCGGCGTGGCCATGGCGACCGACGGCAACGGCCGGTACGCCAAGCTCGACCCGTACACGGGTGCGCAGCTCGCGCTCGCGGAGGCGTACCGCAACGTCGCCGCCTCCGGTGCCAAGCCGCTCGCCATCTCGGACTGCCTGAACTTCGGTTCGCCCGAGGACCCGGCCGTGATGTGGCAGTTCGCCGAGGCCACCCGTGGTCTCGCGGACGGCTGCCTCCAGCTCGGCACCCCGGTGACCGGCGGCAACGTCTCGCTCTACAACCAGACCGGTGAGGTCGCCATCCACCCGACGCCGGTCGTGGCCGTCCTCGGTGTGATCGACGACGTCAACCGCCGTACGCCGATCGCCTTCGCGGAAGAGGGCCAGCTCCTCTACCTGCTCGGTGACACGCGCGAGGAGTTCGGCGGCTCGGCATGGTCCGAGGTCATCCACCGGCACCTCGGCGGTCTGCCGCCGGCCGTGGACCTCGACCGGGAGAAGCTGCTCGGCGAGATCCTGATCTCGGCCTCGCGCGACGGCATGATCGACGCCGCGCACGACCTGTCCGACGGCGGTCTCGTCCAGGCGGTCGTCGAGTCCTGCCTGCGCGGCGGGAACGGCGCGCGCCTGGTCGTCCCGGAGGGCCTGGACGCGTTCACGTTCCTCTTCAGCGAGTCGGCCGGCCGTGCGGTCGTCGCCGTCCCGCGCAGCGAGGAGCTCCGCTTCACCGACATGTGCGGTGCGCGGGGTCTGCCGGCGGCGCGGATCGGTGTCGTCGACGGAGACGCCGTCGACGTCCAGGGCGAGTTCGCGCTCTCCCTGACGGAGCTGCGCACGGCGCACGAGGCGACGATTCCGGCCCTGCTGGCCTGA